Proteins from a genomic interval of Lolium perenne isolate Kyuss_39 chromosome 1, Kyuss_2.0, whole genome shotgun sequence:
- the LOC127341166 gene encoding mannose/glucose-specific lectin-like: MAVVVSVGPWGAPGGEPRDIPIGSMPQSLVSITIWSIKALGGAICGFSYVYVDQNGGPIHVGPWGNADPEHTITNIQMGPGEYLYELSGTADDSALLSLKLVTNQHTYEVGAPLEQTTFSMPLKNGKVVAFFGRSDNDHLTALGIYVPVMKGSPVNVGPWGDSGGIPVDITTPVQLKSVTVYSTDSSDGRIYGFSFTYVDLTGQSIHVGPWGTIKGEKHTFDLSLQGEYVNKITGTTAGDNRVTSLKFTTNQERDYGPFGSDRGNAFSVPLPDGEHNGAVVGFFGRSGKSHVDLGVYVGLAPNEP; the protein is encoded by the exons ATGGCG GTCGTGGTGAGTGTTGGTCCATGGGGTGCACCGGGGGGAGAGCCTCGCGACATCCCCATCGGCAGCATGCCCCAGTCCCTGGTGAGCATCACCATCTGGAGCATCAAGGCCTTGGGGGGGGCCATCTGTGGCTTCTCCTATGTGTACGTCGACCAGAACGGGGGGCCCATCCACGTCGGCCCCTGGGGCAATGCCGACCCGGAACACACCATCACGAACATACAGATGGGTCCCGGCGAGTATCTTTACGAGCTGAGCGGAACCGCCGATGACTCCGCCCTATTATCGCTCAAACTGGTCACCAACCAGCACACGTACGAGGTCGGCGCTCCGTTGGAGCAGACGACCTTCAGCATGCCGCTCAAGAATGGCAAGGTGGTCGCCTTCTTTGGCCGCTCCGACAACGATCACCTCACGGCGCTCGGTATCTACGTGCCGGTGATGAAAGGCTCGCCGGTCAATGTCGGTCCGTGGGGCGACTCCGGTGGCATACCTGTGGACATCACCACGCCGGTGCAGCTTAAGAGCGTCACCGTCTACAGCACCGATTCCAGCGATGGGCGCATCTATGGCTTCTCCTTCACCTATGTCGACCTGACTGGCCAGTCCATCCATGTCGGCCCCTGGGGCACGATCAAGGGAGAGAAGCATACC ttTGACCTGAGCCTGCAAGGCGAGTATGTGAACAAGATCACTGGCACTACTGCCGGCGACAACCGCGTGACCTCGCTCAAGTTCACCACCAACCAGGAGCGTGACTACGGCCCGTTCGGGAGCGATAGGGGCAATGCCTTTAGCGTGCCGCTGCCAGACGGCGAGCACAACGGCGCCGTGGTCGGCTTCTTCGGCCGCTCCGGGAAGAGCCACGTTGACCTCGGCGTCTACGTCGGCCTCGcgcccaacgagccatga